The sequence below is a genomic window from Brevibacillus agri.
GGCGGAGGACAAATCCCTCTGCGGGCCATTTTGCCGCTGGGCGCTCTCGGGTATCCTTAAAGACATAGAAGGCAAGCGGACACTGTAGAGAGGAAGGAATGGTACGATGGAAAGACGTCTATATCGCTCTTCGCAAGATAAACGATTGTTTGGGGTTTGTGGAGGGATCGCCCAGTTTTTGCGCGTGGACTCGACGCTCGTGCGCGTAGGGGTCGTCATTTTGACCGTTTGCACGGGAATCCCGATTTTGCTCTACATCCTTTTGGCGATGATTATGCCAAAAGAACCGCACTGGGCTTACGCGGGTGACGGGTTCGGCATGTACGATGCTCCGATGGCAGGACGTGCGCGCATGAACGACCTCGATTCTGAAATCGATCGCCTGGAAAAGCGGGCGCTGGTGCAGGAAGTTTATCGCCTGCGGGAAGAACTGAGCAAGTACAAAGGCTTGTAAAAAGTCGAGGGGAGAGGCTTCCTGCCGCGTACGGGGGGCCTTTTTCCTATGCCGACAAGGCACGTCTCTTTTTTGCCGACACAAGAAGCCCTTCCTGGCGTTGTCGGCGGCGAAAAATCAGCGGAACGAAATCGGCAACTTCTGCGCTTTTCGGCATAACATGTAAGGTGGGAGAATGTACATAGGGAGGGAGAAGCAGTGTATCTCGGCGTGTTCGATTTGAATCA
It includes:
- a CDS encoding PspC domain-containing protein gives rise to the protein MERRLYRSSQDKRLFGVCGGIAQFLRVDSTLVRVGVVILTVCTGIPILLYILLAMIMPKEPHWAYAGDGFGMYDAPMAGRARMNDLDSEIDRLEKRALVQEVYRLREELSKYKGL